A DNA window from Pseudomonas resinovorans NBRC 106553 contains the following coding sequences:
- the tenA gene encoding thiaminase II yields the protein MDIFDRLKAAATDDWNSYVDHAFVRQMGAGTLPQSAFQTYLVQDYLFLIQFARAWALAAYKSRTPADIRAAQAGLAAILDETDLHVRLCARWGLSQEDIESAPEHQATVAYTRYVLDCGAAGDLLELHVALAPCVIGYAEIGNNLTPNGIAALADHPYREWIGEYAGEVYQGVAAAARKHLDELAARSMTEQRFDELVAVFAKASRLEAEFWQMGLDSAQA from the coding sequence ATGGATATCTTCGACCGATTGAAAGCCGCTGCGACAGACGACTGGAACAGCTATGTGGACCATGCCTTCGTTCGCCAGATGGGCGCAGGGACATTGCCGCAGTCTGCGTTCCAGACCTATCTGGTGCAGGACTACCTGTTCCTGATCCAGTTCGCCCGGGCCTGGGCGCTGGCCGCCTACAAGAGCCGCACCCCGGCGGACATCCGCGCGGCCCAGGCGGGGCTGGCGGCGATTCTCGACGAGACCGACCTGCATGTGCGCTTGTGCGCTCGCTGGGGCCTCTCGCAGGAAGACATCGAATCGGCGCCGGAGCACCAGGCCACCGTGGCCTATACCCGCTACGTGCTGGACTGCGGCGCCGCCGGCGACCTACTGGAACTTCATGTGGCCCTGGCGCCCTGCGTGATCGGCTATGCCGAGATCGGCAATAACCTGACGCCCAATGGCATTGCGGCGCTGGCCGATCATCCCTACCGCGAGTGGATTGGCGAGTACGCAGGTGAGGTGTACCAAGGCGTGGCTGCAGCGGCGCGCAAGCACCTCGATGAATTGGCGGCGCGCAGCATGACCGAGCAGCGTTTCGACGAGCTGGTGGCCGTGTTCGCCAAGGCCTCGCGCCTGGAAGCGGAGTTCTGGCAGATGGGCCTGGACAGCGCACAGGCCTGA
- a CDS encoding BRO family protein, translating into MDMPEFPQFHPAPPPDAEVLMPAQFIRHKRQLRAVLLDDEAWFVASDLARLINHPLQPERVQRNLDEDQLQRAWLRNSHGDYEEDLLISESGVYAVLILYYHPENRCIRQWLTQQVVPRLRHEARIGGQLPYRALMQWLDRELEVLHWRGNTWLQLRDCPRLLHTPPQVIG; encoded by the coding sequence ATGGATATGCCCGAGTTCCCCCAGTTCCACCCCGCCCCTCCCCCGGACGCCGAAGTCCTGATGCCCGCCCAGTTCATCCGCCACAAGCGCCAGCTGCGCGCCGTGCTGCTGGACGATGAAGCCTGGTTTGTCGCCAGCGACCTGGCGCGGCTGATCAACCACCCGCTTCAGCCCGAGCGAGTGCAGCGCAATCTGGACGAAGACCAGCTGCAACGCGCCTGGCTGCGCAACAGCCATGGGGACTATGAGGAAGACCTGCTGATCAGCGAGTCCGGCGTGTACGCCGTGCTGATTCTCTACTACCACCCGGAAAACCGCTGCATCCGCCAATGGCTCACCCAGCAGGTGGTGCCGCGCCTGCGCCACGAAGCGCGCATCGGCGGCCAGTTGCCCTACCGCGCCCTGATGCAGTGGCTGGACCGGGAGCTGGAGGTGCTGCATTGGCGCGGAAATACCTGGCTGCAGTTACGCGATTGCCCGCGACTGCTGCACACGCCGCCCCAGGTGATCGGCTGA
- a CDS encoding IS3 family transposase (programmed frameshift) — protein sequence MSNQRYPEEFKIEAVKQVTERGLPVAEVAARLGMSVHSLYAWIKRYGKPQAQRQQDDDQQAELRRLRAELKRVTEERDIPKKGRRVLCQGVRLKYAFISKLSVEYPVRRLCQTLKVHPSGYYAWLTEPKSVRAKEDQRLLGLIKHAWLESGGVYGYRKIHDDLRELGESCGRHRVARLMRGEGLRSQTGYRRRPGYYGGRPTVASPNRLERQFNVSEPNKVWVTDITYIRTYEGWLYLAVVLDLFSRQVIGWSMKPRMCSDLAIDALLMAVWRRKPKQEVMIHSDQGSQFSSSDWQSFLKANNLISSMSRRGNCHDNAVAESFFQLLKRERIRRKTYGTREEARSDVFDYIEMFYNPKRRHSSAMQLSPVEFEKRYFQSLESV from the exons ATGAGCAACCAGCGTTACCCCGAAGAATTCAAAATCGAAGCGGTCAAACAAGTGACCGAGCGCGGCCTCCCCGTAGCCGAGGTGGCAGCGCGGTTAGGCATGTCGGTGCATAGCCTGTATGCCTGGATCAAGCGCTACGGCAAGCCCCAGGCGCAGCGGCAGCAAGACGACGATCAGCAGGCCGAACTGCGTCGTCTGCGCGCCGAACTCAAGCGAGTGACCGAAGAGCGAGACATCC CTAAAAAAGGCCGCCGCGTACTTTGCCAAGGAGTCCGGCTGAAGTACGCCTTCATCAGCAAGCTGTCGGTGGAGTACCCGGTTCGACGTCTCTGCCAGACCCTGAAAGTGCATCCCAGCGGTTACTACGCCTGGCTGACCGAGCCGAAATCCGTACGCGCCAAGGAAGATCAGCGCCTACTCGGGTTGATCAAACATGCCTGGCTGGAAAGCGGTGGGGTCTACGGCTATCGCAAGATTCACGACGACCTGCGTGAGCTGGGGGAGTCCTGTGGCCGGCACCGCGTGGCTCGCCTGATGCGAGGAGAAGGGCTGCGCTCACAGACCGGCTATCGGCGGCGCCCCGGCTATTACGGCGGCCGGCCAACGGTGGCTTCGCCCAATCGCCTGGAGCGGCAATTCAACGTTAGTGAACCGAACAAGGTCTGGGTCACCGACATCACCTACATCCGCACCTATGAAGGCTGGCTGTATTTGGCGGTGGTGCTGGATCTGTTTTCACGCCAGGTGATCGGCTGGTCGATGAAGCCACGGATGTGCAGCGACCTGGCTATCGATGCCCTGTTGATGGCGGTGTGGCGGCGCAAGCCCAAGCAGGAAGTGATGATCCACTCCGACCAGGGCAGCCAGTTCAGCAGCTCGGACTGGCAGAGCTTCCTCAAGGCCAACAACCTGATCAGCAGCATGAGTCGACGCGGTAACTGCCACGACAACGCGGTGGCGGAAAGCTTTTTCCAGTTGCTGAAGCGGGAACGCATCCGACGAAAAACCTACGGCACCCGCGAAGAAGCCCGGAGTGATGTGTTCGATTACATCGAGATGTTTTATAACCCCAAACGCCGGCACAGCAGCGCTATGCAGCTATCGCCAGTGGAGTTTGAAAAGCGTTATTTCCAGAGCTTGGAGAGTGTCTAG